ACAGACACCGTGGACGTGCTCCCACAGGCAACCAAGGATCGGATCATGACCTGGATTCCGCAGGGACACTTCGGTGAAGTTGACGACGTCGCCCATCTCGTAGCCTTTATCGCGAGTCAGAAGGCAAAGTACATGACTGGCCAGATCGTTAGCGTCGACGGCGGCATGGCGATCTGAGTATCTCGCTATGAGTCTCGAAGGCAAGGTCGCTCTCGTAACAGGGGCCTCGCGCGGCATAGGTCTGGCGATTGCCCTTGAGTTGGCCGGTCGAGGCGCCGATATAGCGTTCAACTACCTCCGAAATCATAGTGCGGCGTCCGACGCTGCTGAGGCTATCGAGGCCAGTGGCGTTCGGTGTTTGAGAGTCCGGGCGCATCTTGGCGACGAGGAAAAGATCGACGACCTGTTCGATGCCGTCGAGTCTGAGTATGGACGAGTCGATATCCTTGTCAACAACGCTGCAACCGGTGTCCAGAGGGCGGCGGTGGAGTTGGAGGCCCGGCACTGGGACTGGACCCTCAACGTCAACGCCAGGGCTGCCTGGTTGTGCGCCGTCAGGGCTGCCAGGTTGATGCCGGACGGTGGCCACATAGTCAACATCACCAGCGAAGGCTCGAGACGTGTACTGCCGTTCTACTTCTCTGTCGGCGTATCCAAGGCCGCTCTTGAGGCAGTAACGCGTTACCTTGCAGTAGAATTCGCGCCCCTTGGGATCTCGGTTAACGCGGTATCAGGGGGATACGTTGATACCGGCGCGCTGGACCACTTCCCAAACCGGGAGCAGATGCTCGAGTCGGGTCACAATACGCCAGCCGGCAGGATGGTGACATCTCAGGACATCGCCAAAACTGTGGCGTTTCTGTGCTCGCCAGACGCTGAAATGATTCGTGGTCAGGTGATACTGGTCGATGGCGGGTTGACCCTGAAGGCTAACGAAGAAGACTAGTCGTTGTATTCGGGCGGCCTGATGTCGCGGACTGTGGCTCCCGTAACGCCTTCGTTGCTGCTGACCTCTACACGAAGCCCGTCTTCGTAGAAACGCTTGCGCAGGTATGCGAGCGCCAGGCCAGGCGCCGACGTAGTTATCTCGCCAACCTGGTCACCTTCTACGAGTACGGCTGCGCCCGTGTCTACCGTCGCTTCGTCGTCCACAATAAGCTGGCAGAGAAATCGCTGGACGCGGTCATACGTGTTCAGACGTGCCACGACTTCCTGACCGATATAGCAGCCCTTGTTAAAGCTGATGTGGGGCTTCAGTAGGGACTCCAGCGGATTTCTGTCCTCGTTCATCTCCTGCGGGTATGCCGGGACGCCCTGTTCGACGCGAAGCTGAGCAAGTTCGGGCCGACCCAGGTACTCTGCACCAAAAGACAGTGTCCCTTCGCTCGCTAGCGTAATCAACTCGTATGCGGGGAACTCTCCGAGCATGGTGCGGACGATGGTCGAGCTTTCACCTGTCGTAGCGTTGCTGAGCGATTCGTTAAGACCGTCCGTGTCGAAACCAGCCTCCGCAACTGCGTCCATAGCACCTTCACCGGCGACGAGCCACTGTGAAGTGGTGGCCGTGACGTCTTCGACTTCTATGTCCTCTACGAATGTGTAGAACTCTATCCACTCGGCGACTCGTGCCGCAGTCCCCGGGCTTGTGATCATTAGCAGATCGTCTTCACGCTGGAGAATACGAAGCAGATCGATAATTCGACCTTTGTTCGTGGTCAGTACGGTGCTAATCCCTCCACCTGGCTCCAACAGCTTGAAGTCGTTGGTGGAGAGCCGGTCGAGCAGGTCGATGGCATCCTCTCCGGTCACCTTGAGTCTTCCGAAGTCTGATACGTCGAATGCGACGGCCCTGCTTCGCAGTTTGTTGCTCAGTGCCGACTTGGTCGAAATCTGGGTAGCCACAGCATTTACCC
The window above is part of the Dehalococcoidia bacterium genome. Proteins encoded here:
- the fabL gene encoding enoyl-[acyl-carrier-protein] reductase FabL — protein: MSLEGKVALVTGASRGIGLAIALELAGRGADIAFNYLRNHSAASDAAEAIEASGVRCLRVRAHLGDEEKIDDLFDAVESEYGRVDILVNNAATGVQRAAVELEARHWDWTLNVNARAAWLCAVRAARLMPDGGHIVNITSEGSRRVLPFYFSVGVSKAALEAVTRYLAVEFAPLGISVNAVSGGYVDTGALDHFPNREQMLESGHNTPAGRMVTSQDIAKTVAFLCSPDAEMIRGQVILVDGGLTLKANEED
- a CDS encoding aminomethyltransferase family protein, which produces MATQISTKSALSNKLRSRAVAFDVSDFGRLKVTGEDAIDLLDRLSTNDFKLLEPGGGISTVLTTNKGRIIDLLRILQREDDLLMITSPGTAARVAEWIEFYTFVEDIEVEDVTATTSQWLVAGEGAMDAVAEAGFDTDGLNESLSNATTGESSTIVRTMLGEFPAYELITLASEGTLSFGAEYLGRPELAQLRVEQGVPAYPQEMNEDRNPLESLLKPHISFNKGCYIGQEVVARLNTYDRVQRFLCQLIVDDEATVDTGAAVLVEGDQVGEITTSAPGLALAYLRKRFYEDGLRVEVSSNEGVTGATVRDIRPPEYND